One genomic segment of Mycolicibacterium gilvum includes these proteins:
- a CDS encoding FAD-binding protein has translation MAPLESPGEKPTTTWDEVTDVLVAGSGAGGVTGAYTAAREGLDVILVEATEKFGGTTAYSGGGGMWFPCNPVLMRAGVDDTIEDALEYYTSVVGDRTPRALQETYVRSGAPLVEYLEADELINFSLLPWPDYFGAAPKARADGMRHIAAKPWKVAAAPHLRELVRGPLDSDRLGAPQPDDYFVGGRALIARLLAAAQRHPNSSARLNTALVELVVEDGAVVGAVVDADGERRSIRTRRGVLLAAGGFEHNDDMRARYGVPGSSRDTMGPWGNRGLAHQAGIAVGADTDLMDQAWWSPGLTHPDGTSAFALWFTGGIFVDDHGRRFVNESAAYDRLGRAVLAAVDDGRVTLPFWMIYDSAGDRDGVVPPVKATNVSMVEPEKYIAAGLWRSADTLEELAVQIGVPPDNLVDSVARFNDFVRRGVDEDFGRGDEPYDRAFSGGVPPLYAIEKGPFHAAAFGVSDLGTKGGLRTDTAARVLDRADNVIPGLYAAGNTMAAPSGTVYPGGGNPIGTSMVFSHLAVLDMVKGTTP, from the coding sequence ATGGCACCACTTGAGAGCCCAGGCGAGAAACCTACGACCACCTGGGACGAGGTCACCGACGTCCTCGTCGCCGGATCGGGCGCCGGCGGGGTGACCGGCGCGTACACCGCGGCCCGCGAGGGACTCGACGTGATCCTGGTGGAGGCCACCGAGAAGTTCGGCGGCACCACGGCCTATTCGGGCGGCGGCGGGATGTGGTTCCCGTGCAATCCGGTTCTGATGCGCGCCGGCGTCGACGACACCATCGAGGATGCGCTGGAGTACTACACATCCGTCGTCGGGGACCGCACACCGCGGGCGCTGCAGGAGACCTACGTCCGCAGCGGTGCACCGCTGGTCGAGTACCTGGAAGCCGATGAGCTGATCAACTTCTCGCTGTTGCCGTGGCCCGACTACTTCGGTGCGGCGCCCAAGGCGAGGGCCGACGGCATGCGCCACATCGCCGCCAAACCGTGGAAGGTGGCCGCCGCGCCGCATCTGCGGGAACTCGTCCGCGGGCCTCTCGACTCCGACCGGCTCGGCGCCCCGCAGCCGGACGACTACTTCGTGGGCGGCCGCGCGCTGATCGCGCGTCTGCTGGCCGCCGCGCAGCGCCATCCGAACTCGTCGGCGAGGCTGAACACCGCGCTGGTCGAGCTGGTCGTGGAGGACGGTGCGGTGGTCGGGGCCGTCGTCGACGCCGACGGCGAGCGCCGCTCCATTCGGACCCGGCGCGGAGTCCTGCTCGCCGCAGGGGGTTTCGAGCACAACGACGACATGCGAGCACGCTACGGAGTGCCGGGCAGCTCCCGGGACACCATGGGGCCGTGGGGTAATCGCGGGCTCGCACACCAGGCCGGCATCGCGGTCGGCGCCGACACCGACCTGATGGACCAGGCGTGGTGGTCCCCCGGACTGACACACCCGGACGGGACGTCGGCATTCGCGTTGTGGTTCACCGGCGGCATCTTCGTCGACGACCACGGCAGGCGGTTCGTCAACGAGTCGGCGGCCTACGACCGGCTCGGTCGTGCCGTCCTGGCGGCCGTGGACGACGGTCGGGTCACCCTGCCGTTCTGGATGATCTACGACTCCGCGGGGGACAGAGACGGGGTCGTACCTCCCGTCAAGGCCACCAACGTGTCGATGGTGGAGCCCGAGAAGTACATCGCTGCGGGGTTGTGGCGCAGCGCGGACACCCTCGAGGAGCTTGCAGTCCAGATCGGTGTGCCGCCGGACAATCTCGTCGATTCGGTGGCTCGCTTCAACGACTTCGTCCGCCGTGGTGTCGACGAGGATTTCGGTCGCGGCGACGAACCCTACGACCGCGCGTTCTCCGGCGGTGTACCGCCGCTGTACGCGATCGAGAAGGGGCCTTTCCACGCCGCCGCGTTCGGGGTCTCCGATCTGGGCACCAAAGGCGGATTGCGTACCGATACCGCTGCGCGCGTCCTCGACCGGGCGGACAATGTGATCCCGGGGCTGTACGCGGCCGGCAACACGATGGCCGCGCCCAGCGGCACCGTCTATCCGGGCGGCGGCAACCCGATCGGTACCAGCATGGTCTTCAGTCACCTGGCCGTGCTGGACATGGTGAAAGGAACCACACCGTGA
- a CDS encoding acetoacetate decarboxylase family protein: MTQHTIAGTVLTMPVRVRRAHQHTAMFVVDAAAAQRMIDYSGLRVCRFGRGNRRALAVLMLMRYEDTDLGQYYEYGTNIMVNPPGTSPSQATGLRALQSAGAFVHHLPVDQSFTLEAGRTIWGYPKVMADFTIRHGRQFGFDVSIDGRHAVSMDFAPGIPMPSAFGSRPQVHSTYSHLDGVTRETEGQMVLSGVRYRPGGVSLRLGEHPYAAELSSLGLPKRALVSSSAANVDMTFADAKIVGA; this comes from the coding sequence GTGACACAACACACCATCGCCGGAACCGTCCTCACCATGCCGGTGCGGGTGCGCCGTGCCCACCAGCACACCGCGATGTTCGTCGTGGACGCCGCCGCAGCGCAGCGGATGATCGACTACAGCGGACTGCGGGTATGCCGATTCGGCCGCGGCAACCGTCGCGCCCTGGCCGTGCTGATGCTGATGCGCTACGAGGACACCGATCTCGGCCAGTACTACGAGTACGGCACCAACATCATGGTGAACCCGCCGGGCACATCTCCTTCTCAAGCAACGGGGTTACGGGCGTTGCAGTCGGCCGGCGCGTTCGTGCACCACCTACCGGTCGACCAGTCGTTCACCCTGGAGGCCGGCCGGACGATCTGGGGCTACCCGAAGGTGATGGCGGATTTCACCATTCGCCACGGACGGCAGTTCGGGTTCGACGTCAGCATCGACGGCCGCCACGCGGTGAGCATGGACTTCGCGCCCGGGATCCCGATGCCTTCGGCGTTCGGATCACGTCCGCAGGTGCATTCGACGTACTCGCATCTCGACGGTGTCACCCGCGAAACGGAAGGGCAGATGGTGCTCTCGGGGGTGCGCTACCGGCCCGGAGGTGTCTCGCTCCGACTCGGCGAACATCCCTACGCGGCCGAGCTTTCGTCCCTAGGCTTGCCCAAACGCGCGCTGGTGTCGAGTTCGGCAGCCAACGTCGACATGACCTTCGCTGACGCCAAAATCGTAGGAGCATAA
- a CDS encoding acetolactate synthase large subunit, with amino-acid sequence MNGAYSLLTTLVDHGVEVCFANPGTSEMHFVAALDAVPRMRGVLTLFEGVATGAADGYARMTGTPAAVLLHLGPGLGNGLANLHNARRAHVPMVVVVGDHATYHKQYDAPLESDIDALARTVSGWTRRTLDCGDIAVDAVDAVTASRAGIVSTLILPADVSWSDGEPAERSLRSDHVPDPFPPEVEPVASDEDAVRDAVDVLNSGAPTILLIGGDATRMPGLSAAARIAEATGARVLCETFPARLQRGAGVPAVERLAYFAEAAEEQLRGAEHLILAGAAAPVSFFAYPGRASSLVPPGCEVHTLAQHLGATAALEALADELTSDTRVQVAPSARPDMPTGHLTAFSAAAVIGALLPEGAVVVDESNTAGIGVASATAGAPAHDVLTLTGGAIGYGMPAAIGAAIAAPGRPVVSLQADGSAMYTVSALWTQARENLDVTTVIFANGAYDILRLELLRVGAANAEAPGPRASQLLDLGSPTIDFVKIAEGMGVPGRRVTTAEDLAAALSAAFAEPGPHLIEAVVPSLASPL; translated from the coding sequence GTGAACGGCGCCTACTCTCTGCTGACCACCCTCGTCGACCACGGCGTCGAGGTGTGCTTCGCCAATCCGGGCACCTCGGAGATGCATTTCGTGGCCGCACTCGATGCGGTGCCGCGGATGCGCGGTGTCCTGACGTTGTTCGAAGGCGTGGCCACCGGTGCCGCTGACGGCTACGCACGGATGACCGGCACCCCGGCGGCCGTGCTTCTGCATCTCGGGCCGGGGCTGGGCAACGGGTTGGCGAATCTGCACAACGCCCGGCGGGCCCATGTGCCGATGGTGGTGGTCGTCGGAGACCACGCGACGTATCACAAGCAGTACGACGCACCGCTGGAATCCGACATCGACGCCCTCGCGCGGACCGTGTCCGGCTGGACGCGCCGGACCCTCGACTGCGGGGACATCGCCGTGGACGCGGTGGATGCGGTGACCGCCAGCCGGGCGGGCATCGTCTCCACGCTGATCCTGCCCGCCGACGTCTCCTGGAGCGACGGGGAACCGGCGGAGCGGAGCTTGCGGAGCGACCATGTTCCCGATCCGTTCCCGCCCGAGGTCGAGCCGGTCGCTTCCGACGAGGACGCGGTCCGCGATGCGGTCGATGTGCTGAACTCCGGCGCGCCGACGATCTTGCTGATCGGTGGTGACGCCACCCGCATGCCGGGACTCTCGGCCGCCGCGCGGATCGCCGAGGCGACCGGTGCCCGGGTGCTGTGCGAGACGTTTCCGGCCCGGCTGCAGCGCGGTGCGGGTGTCCCGGCGGTCGAGAGGCTCGCGTACTTCGCCGAGGCCGCCGAGGAGCAACTCCGCGGCGCCGAGCATCTGATCCTGGCCGGTGCGGCCGCTCCGGTGTCCTTCTTCGCCTACCCGGGCCGCGCGAGCAGCCTGGTACCGCCCGGATGTGAAGTGCACACGCTGGCACAACATCTCGGCGCGACCGCCGCGCTGGAGGCACTCGCCGACGAACTGACCTCCGACACCCGCGTGCAGGTGGCGCCGTCGGCGCGCCCGGACATGCCGACGGGACACCTCACCGCGTTCTCCGCGGCCGCGGTGATCGGTGCGCTTCTCCCCGAAGGTGCGGTCGTTGTCGACGAATCCAACACCGCGGGAATAGGGGTGGCGTCGGCGACCGCGGGAGCCCCGGCCCACGATGTGCTGACGCTGACCGGGGGTGCGATCGGCTACGGAATGCCGGCCGCGATCGGGGCGGCGATCGCGGCGCCGGGCCGTCCGGTGGTGTCGCTGCAGGCGGACGGTTCGGCGATGTACACCGTGTCCGCCCTGTGGACCCAGGCCCGCGAGAACCTCGATGTGACCACGGTGATCTTCGCCAACGGCGCCTACGACATCCTGCGGCTCGAGCTGCTCCGCGTCGGTGCGGCCAACGCCGAGGCTCCCGGTCCCCGTGCCTCGCAGCTTCTCGACCTCGGCAGTCCGACCATCGATTTCGTGAAGATCGCCGAGGGGATGGGGGTTCCGGGCCGCCGCGTCACGACGGCCGAGGACCTGGCGGCCGCATTGAGCGCCGCCTTCGCCGAACCCGGCCCGCATCTGATCGAGGCCGTGGTGCCGTCGCTGGCGTCCCCCTTGTGA
- a CDS encoding LLM class F420-dependent oxidoreductase — protein MKLGLQLGYWGAQPPENHAELVAAAEGAGFDTVFTAEAWGSDAYTPLAWWGRETTRMRLGTSVIQLSARTPTACAMAALTLDHLSGGRHILGLGVSGPQVVEGWYGAKFPKPLARTREYVDILRQVWAREAPVHSDGPHYPLPLTGEGTTGLGKNLKPITHPLRSDIPVMLGAEGPKNVALAAEICDGWLPIFYSPRIAGMYNEWLDEGFARPGARRTRETFEICATAQVVVTDDRPAIMELMKPHLALYMGGMGAEDTNFHADVYRRMGYAEVVDDVTRLFRSDRKDEAATVIPDELVDDSAIVGDLAYVKEQITAWEAAGVTMMVVGARSPEQIRDLADLV, from the coding sequence ATGAAGTTGGGTTTGCAGCTCGGATATTGGGGCGCTCAGCCACCGGAGAACCACGCCGAGCTCGTCGCAGCCGCCGAGGGGGCGGGCTTCGACACCGTCTTCACGGCCGAGGCGTGGGGCTCGGACGCCTACACCCCGCTGGCGTGGTGGGGGCGCGAGACCACCCGGATGCGCCTGGGCACCTCGGTGATCCAGCTGTCGGCGCGCACGCCGACCGCGTGCGCGATGGCCGCGCTGACGCTCGACCACCTGTCCGGAGGACGGCACATCCTCGGGCTCGGGGTGTCCGGTCCGCAGGTCGTCGAGGGCTGGTACGGAGCGAAGTTCCCGAAGCCGTTGGCCCGCACGCGGGAGTACGTCGACATCCTGCGGCAGGTCTGGGCGCGGGAGGCCCCGGTCCACAGCGACGGGCCGCACTACCCGCTGCCGCTGACCGGCGAGGGCACCACGGGTCTGGGCAAGAACCTCAAGCCGATCACCCACCCGCTGCGCTCGGACATCCCGGTGATGCTCGGCGCGGAGGGACCCAAGAACGTCGCGCTGGCCGCCGAGATCTGCGACGGGTGGCTGCCGATCTTCTATTCGCCGCGCATCGCGGGCATGTACAACGAGTGGCTCGACGAGGGATTCGCCCGTCCCGGCGCGCGTCGTACCCGGGAGACGTTCGAGATCTGCGCGACGGCACAGGTCGTCGTCACCGACGACCGGCCGGCGATCATGGAGCTGATGAAGCCGCACCTGGCGCTCTACATGGGCGGAATGGGCGCCGAAGACACCAACTTCCACGCCGACGTGTATCGCCGGATGGGCTATGCCGAGGTCGTCGACGACGTGACCCGGTTGTTCCGCAGTGACCGCAAGGACGAAGCGGCCACGGTGATTCCCGACGAGCTGGTCGACGACTCGGCGATTGTCGGCGATCTGGCGTACGTCAAGGAGCAGATCACGGCGTGGGAAGCCGCCGGCGTCACGATGATGGTCGTCGGCGCACGATCCCCCGAGCAGATCCGCGACCTCGCCGACCTCGTGTAG
- a CDS encoding acyl-CoA synthetase, with amino-acid sequence MALNIADLAEHAIDAVPDRVAIITGDEQLTYAQLEEKANRLAHYLLDQGVKKDDKVGLYCRNRNEIVIAMLGIVKAGAILVNVNFRYVEGELKYLFDNSDMVALVHERRYADRVANVLPETPKVKTILVIEDGSDDDYERYGGVEFNAALEQGSPERDFGPRSEDDIYLLYTGGTTGFPKGVMWRHEDIYRVLFGGTDFATGEPIADEYDLSKAAVDNPPMVRLPIPPMIHGATQSATWMALFSGHTVVLTPEFDADQIWRMIHEHKVNLLFFTGDAMARPLLDALLAHQEEGNTYDLSSLFLLASTAALFSTSIKEKFLELLPNRIITDSIGSSETGFGGTSIVAKGQSHTGGPRVTIDKNTKVLDEDGNEVEPGSGKRGVIAKCGHIPVGYFKDEKKTAETFRTYNGVRYAIPGDYAEVEADGTVTMLGRGSVSINSGGEKIYPEEVEAALKGHPDVFDALVVGVPDPRFGQHVAAVVHPRDGARPSLADLDAFVRKEIAGYKVPRSLWLVDEIKRSPAGKPDYRWAKDTTEERPADEVHAKHVGAN; translated from the coding sequence GTGGCCCTGAACATCGCCGATCTTGCCGAGCACGCCATCGACGCCGTGCCTGACCGTGTCGCCATCATCACCGGTGACGAACAGCTGACCTACGCGCAGTTGGAGGAGAAGGCCAACCGCCTTGCCCACTACCTCCTCGACCAGGGCGTCAAGAAGGACGACAAGGTCGGCCTGTACTGCCGCAACCGCAACGAGATCGTCATCGCGATGCTCGGCATCGTGAAGGCCGGCGCGATCCTGGTCAACGTCAACTTCCGCTATGTCGAGGGTGAGCTGAAGTACCTCTTCGACAATTCGGACATGGTCGCGCTGGTGCACGAACGCCGCTACGCCGACCGCGTGGCCAACGTGCTTCCTGAGACGCCGAAGGTGAAGACGATCCTGGTGATCGAAGACGGCAGCGACGACGACTACGAGCGCTACGGTGGCGTCGAGTTCAACGCGGCGCTGGAGCAGGGTTCGCCCGAGCGGGACTTCGGTCCCCGCAGCGAGGACGACATCTACCTGCTCTACACCGGCGGCACCACCGGGTTCCCCAAGGGCGTGATGTGGCGCCACGAGGACATCTACCGGGTGTTGTTCGGCGGCACCGACTTCGCGACCGGTGAACCGATCGCCGACGAGTACGACCTGTCCAAGGCCGCGGTCGACAACCCCCCGATGGTCCGGCTGCCGATCCCGCCGATGATCCACGGTGCGACGCAGTCGGCCACGTGGATGGCGCTGTTCTCCGGCCACACCGTCGTGCTGACACCGGAGTTCGACGCCGACCAGATCTGGCGGATGATCCACGAGCACAAGGTGAACCTGCTGTTCTTCACCGGTGACGCGATGGCCCGCCCGCTGCTGGACGCACTGCTGGCGCATCAGGAGGAAGGCAACACCTACGACCTGTCGTCGCTGTTCCTGTTGGCCAGCACCGCGGCGCTGTTCTCCACCAGCATCAAGGAGAAGTTCCTCGAGCTGCTGCCCAACCGGATCATCACCGACTCCATCGGGTCGTCGGAGACCGGCTTCGGTGGCACCAGCATCGTCGCGAAAGGGCAGTCGCACACCGGCGGTCCGCGCGTGACGATCGACAAGAACACCAAGGTGCTCGACGAGGACGGCAACGAGGTCGAGCCCGGCTCGGGCAAGCGGGGTGTCATCGCCAAGTGCGGACACATCCCGGTCGGGTACTTCAAGGATGAGAAGAAGACCGCCGAGACCTTCCGGACCTACAACGGCGTGCGGTACGCGATCCCGGGCGACTACGCCGAGGTGGAGGCGGACGGCACCGTGACGATGCTCGGCCGTGGCTCGGTGTCGATCAACTCCGGTGGCGAGAAGATCTACCCCGAAGAGGTCGAGGCCGCCCTGAAGGGGCACCCCGATGTGTTCGACGCGCTGGTGGTCGGTGTCCCGGATCCGCGCTTCGGTCAGCACGTCGCCGCCGTCGTGCATCCCCGCGACGGCGCGCGTCCGTCCCTGGCGGATCTCGATGCGTTCGTGCGCAAGGAGATCGCCGGATACAAAGTGCCGCGCAGTCTCTGGCTGGTCGACGAGATAAAGCGGTCGCCGGCGGGCAAGCCGGACTACCGCTGGGCCAAGGACACCACCGAGGAACGTCCGGCCGATGAGGTGCACGCCAAACACGTGGGAGCCAACTGA
- a CDS encoding crotonase/enoyl-CoA hydratase family protein, producing MSDEQNSEKGPDALVEQRGHTLIVTMNRPEKRNALSAEMMQIMVEAWDRVDSDPEIRSCILTGAGGAFCAGMDLKKADSQAPGDSFKDGSYDPSKIPALLKGRRLTKPLIAAVEGAAIAGGTEILQGTDIRVAGESAKFGVSEAKWSLYPMGGSAVRLVRQIPYTVACDILLTGRHISAAEAKEFGLIGHVVPDGQALTKALEIAEVINGNGPLAVQAILKTIRETEGMHEEEAFGPDTANGIPVFLSEDSKEGPKAFLEKRKPVWKLK from the coding sequence GTGAGCGACGAACAAAACTCAGAAAAGGGTCCCGACGCCCTCGTCGAACAGCGGGGCCACACCCTGATCGTCACGATGAACCGGCCGGAAAAACGCAATGCGCTCTCCGCCGAAATGATGCAGATCATGGTCGAGGCCTGGGACCGCGTCGACTCCGATCCCGAGATCCGCAGCTGCATCCTGACCGGCGCCGGCGGGGCGTTTTGCGCGGGCATGGACCTCAAGAAAGCGGACAGCCAGGCACCCGGGGACTCGTTCAAGGACGGCAGCTACGACCCGTCCAAGATTCCCGCGCTACTCAAGGGCCGCCGCCTGACCAAGCCGCTGATCGCCGCGGTCGAGGGCGCCGCGATCGCCGGCGGCACCGAGATCCTGCAGGGCACCGACATCCGGGTCGCCGGCGAGAGCGCGAAGTTCGGCGTTTCGGAGGCCAAGTGGAGCCTCTACCCGATGGGAGGTTCGGCCGTCCGTCTGGTCCGCCAGATTCCTTACACCGTCGCCTGCGACATCCTCCTCACAGGACGCCACATCAGCGCGGCCGAGGCCAAGGAGTTCGGACTGATCGGGCACGTGGTTCCCGACGGGCAGGCGCTGACCAAGGCGCTGGAGATCGCCGAGGTCATCAACGGCAACGGCCCCCTCGCGGTGCAGGCCATCCTCAAGACCATCCGTGAGACCGAGGGCATGCACGAAGAAGAGGCCTTTGGGCCCGACACCGCCAACGGCATCCCGGTGTTTCTCTCCGAGGACTCCAAGGAGGGTCCGAAGGCGTTCCTGGAGAAGCGCAAGCCGGTCTGGAAGCTGAAGTAG
- a CDS encoding Rieske 2Fe-2S domain-containing protein, which yields MTRFARGWHCLGLADSFRDGAPHGINAFGTMLVVFADSRGNLAVLDGYCRHMGGNLAQGTIKGDEVACPFHDWRWGGDGRCTLVPYAKRTPRLARTRAWHTTEVNGQLLVWHDPEGSAPATELIPPTIEGYDEGRWSPWQWSSVLIEGAHCREIVDNNVDMAHFFYIHHAYPTYFKNVIEGHTASQFMESKPRPDFTPNPEKLWEGTYLRSEATYFGPAYMINWLHNDLAPEFTVEVALINCHYPVTHSSFMLQWGVAVQEMPGLPADKAEKLASAMSRSFGEGFLEDVEIWKNKSPIENPLLTEEDGPVYQHRRWYHQFYVDAADVTADMTDRYEQEVDTTHANVLWQREVDENMAARG from the coding sequence ATGACGCGATTCGCCCGCGGATGGCACTGCCTCGGGCTCGCGGATTCGTTCCGTGACGGAGCGCCCCACGGCATCAACGCGTTCGGCACCATGCTGGTCGTCTTCGCCGACTCCCGCGGCAACCTCGCGGTACTGGACGGCTACTGCCGCCACATGGGCGGCAACCTCGCCCAGGGCACCATCAAGGGCGACGAGGTCGCCTGCCCGTTCCACGACTGGCGCTGGGGCGGCGACGGCAGATGCACGCTCGTCCCCTATGCCAAACGCACCCCCCGCCTGGCCCGCACCCGCGCCTGGCACACCACCGAGGTCAACGGCCAGCTTCTGGTGTGGCACGACCCGGAGGGCTCCGCCCCTGCCACCGAACTGATTCCGCCGACGATCGAGGGTTACGACGAGGGACGCTGGTCGCCGTGGCAGTGGAGTTCGGTGCTCATCGAGGGCGCGCACTGCCGCGAGATCGTCGACAACAACGTCGACATGGCGCACTTCTTCTACATCCACCACGCGTACCCGACGTACTTCAAGAACGTCATCGAAGGACACACCGCCAGCCAGTTCATGGAGTCCAAGCCGCGGCCGGACTTCACGCCCAACCCGGAAAAGCTCTGGGAAGGAACGTATCTGCGGTCGGAGGCAACCTACTTCGGACCGGCGTACATGATCAACTGGCTGCACAACGACCTCGCGCCGGAGTTCACCGTCGAGGTCGCGCTGATCAACTGCCACTACCCGGTGACCCATTCGTCGTTCATGCTGCAGTGGGGCGTGGCCGTCCAGGAGATGCCGGGCCTTCCCGCCGACAAGGCCGAGAAGCTGGCGTCGGCGATGAGTCGCTCGTTCGGTGAGGGCTTCCTCGAAGACGTGGAGATCTGGAAGAACAAGTCACCGATCGAGAACCCGTTGCTGACCGAGGAGGACGGGCCGGTGTACCAGCACCGCCGCTGGTACCACCAGTTCTACGTCGATGCCGCCGACGTCACCGCGGACATGACCGACCGCTACGAGCAGGAGGTCGACACCACCCACGCCAACGTGTTGTGGCAGCGGGAGGTCGACGAGAACATGGCCGCGCGGGGGTAA
- a CDS encoding NAD(P)H-dependent flavin oxidoreductase, with the protein MRTELCDRFGIEYPIFVFTPSEKVAAAVTKAGGLGVLGCVRFNDADDLENVLQWMDANTDGKPYGVDIVMPAKVPTEGTSVDINKLIPAEHREFVDKTLADLGVPPLPEDEERSEGVLGWLHSVARSHVEVALKHPIKLIANALGSPPKDVIDQVHEAGVPVAALAGSPKHALRHVENGVDIVVAQGHEAGGHTGEIGSMVLWPEIVDALDGRAPVLAAGGIGTGRQVAAALALGAQGVWMGSAFLTSAEYDLGVRLESGRSVIQEAMLKATSADTVRRRIYTGKPARLLKSRWTDAWDAEGAPEPLPMPLQNILVSEAHQRMSESSDPTTVAMPVGQIVGRMNEIRPVADIIAELVSGFDEASTRLDAIRDN; encoded by the coding sequence ATGCGTACCGAACTCTGCGATCGCTTCGGCATCGAGTACCCGATCTTCGTCTTCACCCCGTCGGAGAAGGTCGCCGCGGCGGTGACCAAGGCCGGTGGGCTCGGTGTGCTCGGGTGTGTGCGATTCAATGATGCCGACGACCTGGAGAACGTCCTGCAGTGGATGGACGCCAACACCGACGGCAAGCCGTACGGTGTCGACATCGTGATGCCCGCGAAGGTTCCGACCGAGGGCACGTCGGTCGACATCAACAAGCTGATCCCGGCCGAACACCGCGAGTTCGTCGACAAGACCCTCGCCGATCTCGGCGTCCCGCCGCTGCCCGAGGATGAGGAACGCTCCGAAGGTGTTCTGGGATGGCTGCATTCGGTCGCCCGCAGCCACGTCGAGGTTGCGCTCAAGCATCCGATCAAGCTGATCGCCAACGCGCTGGGATCACCGCCCAAGGACGTCATCGACCAGGTGCATGAGGCGGGCGTACCCGTGGCGGCCCTGGCGGGTTCGCCGAAACACGCTCTGCGCCATGTGGAGAACGGTGTCGACATCGTCGTCGCCCAGGGGCATGAGGCGGGCGGGCACACCGGTGAGATCGGGTCGATGGTGTTGTGGCCGGAGATCGTCGATGCTCTTGACGGCAGGGCGCCGGTGCTGGCCGCCGGCGGCATCGGGACCGGCCGGCAGGTCGCGGCGGCCCTGGCCCTTGGCGCACAGGGTGTCTGGATGGGCTCGGCGTTTCTGACCTCGGCGGAGTACGACCTCGGTGTTCGGCTGGAATCTGGTCGCTCGGTGATCCAGGAAGCCATGTTGAAGGCCACCTCGGCCGACACCGTGCGCCGTCGCATCTACACCGGTAAGCCCGCGCGGCTGCTCAAGAGCCGGTGGACCGACGCCTGGGACGCCGAGGGCGCGCCCGAGCCGTTGCCGATGCCGCTGCAGAACATCCTTGTCAGCGAGGCCCATCAGCGGATGAGCGAATCCAGCGACCCGACCACCGTCGCGATGCCGGTGGGCCAGATCGTCGGCCGGATGAACGAGATCCGGCCCGTTGCCGACATCATCGCCGAGCTGGTGAGCGGATTCGACGAGGCCTCCACGCGGCTGGACGCTATTCGCGACAACTGA
- a CDS encoding cytochrome P450: MTSTVETGLDVDLADGNFYADGTAARAAYAWMRANQPVFRDRNGLAAATTYQAVLDAERNPELFSSTGGIRPDQPGMPYMIDMDDPAHLLRRKLVNSGFTRKRVMDKVPSIEKLCDTLIDAVCERGECDFVGDIAAPLPMAVIGDMLGVLPEERDMLLTWSDDLVCGLSSTVDEQTIQKLMDTFAAYTAFTMEVIADRRSNPRDDLFSILVNAEVEGSRMSDDEIVFETLLILIGGDETTRHTLSGGTEQLLRHQDQWRQVVAQPDLLPGAIEEMLRWTSPVKNMCRTLTADTDFHGTALKSGEKIMLMFESANFDESVFENPESFDIHRDPNSHVAFGFGTHFCLGNQLARLELKLMLGKIVQRLPDLRLADENMLPLRPANFVSGLESMPVVFTPTAKVLS; this comes from the coding sequence ATGACATCCACTGTTGAGACCGGGCTGGACGTCGATCTGGCTGACGGCAACTTCTACGCCGACGGCACCGCCGCGCGGGCCGCCTACGCGTGGATGCGCGCGAATCAGCCGGTGTTCCGGGATCGCAACGGACTGGCTGCGGCGACGACGTATCAGGCCGTGCTCGACGCCGAGCGCAACCCGGAGTTGTTCTCCAGTACCGGTGGAATCCGGCCCGACCAGCCGGGCATGCCGTACATGATCGACATGGACGATCCCGCGCATCTGCTGCGCCGCAAGCTGGTCAACTCCGGCTTCACCCGCAAACGCGTGATGGACAAGGTGCCGTCGATCGAAAAGCTCTGCGACACACTGATCGACGCGGTCTGCGAGCGCGGTGAGTGTGACTTCGTCGGCGACATCGCCGCACCGCTGCCGATGGCGGTGATCGGGGACATGCTGGGTGTGCTCCCCGAGGAACGCGACATGTTGTTGACGTGGTCCGACGACCTGGTGTGCGGGCTGTCGTCCACCGTGGACGAGCAGACCATCCAGAAGTTGATGGACACGTTCGCCGCCTACACCGCGTTCACCATGGAGGTGATCGCGGACCGGCGGTCCAACCCCCGTGACGACCTGTTCTCGATCCTGGTCAACGCCGAGGTCGAGGGCTCACGGATGTCCGACGACGAGATCGTGTTCGAAACGCTGCTGATCCTCATCGGTGGCGACGAGACCACCCGGCACACGCTGTCGGGAGGCACCGAACAGCTTCTGCGACACCAGGATCAGTGGCGCCAGGTAGTAGCCCAGCCGGACCTGCTTCCCGGCGCCATCGAGGAGATGCTGCGCTGGACGTCGCCGGTGAAGAACATGTGCCGGACCCTGACCGCCGACACCGACTTCCACGGCACCGCCCTGAAATCGGGCGAGAAGATCATGTTGATGTTCGAATCGGCGAACTTTGACGAGAGTGTTTTCGAGAACCCGGAGTCTTTCGACATCCACCGGGACCCGAACAGTCACGTGGCGTTCGGTTTCGGCACGCACTTCTGCCTGGGCAATCAGCTGGCCCGCCTCGAGCTCAAACTCATGCTCGGCAAGATCGTGCAGCGTCTGCCCGACCTGAGGCTCGCCGACGAGAACATGCTGCCGCTGCGGCCGGCCAACTTCGTCAGCGGTCTGGAGTCGATGCCGGTGGTGTTCACGCCCACAGCGAAGGTGCTGAGCTAA